The sequence below is a genomic window from Ornithobacterium rhinotracheale.
GCTCAAAAATTAAGCCAGAGTATTGCAATAGCCTTGGAATTTCTTAGAAATCTTTTAACGGATTAGATTTTATACTTTGCTTAATTAGAAATAATTAAAATTTGATTTTTTAATCCACATGCTCCACCTTCAATAAGTCTAAACTTTCGTGAAAAAGATCTTTGGAAATTCTCGCTACATTGTAGATGAAAATATAGTTTTTGTGCGTTGTTGAATTTTTAAGTACTTGCAATTCATCTACCAATTTATCGCATTCGGCAAGCTCTTGTGTATAGTCCACTTCTGGATTTTTCCATAGGCTTAAAATCTGATCGAGCGTTTCAGACACACGAATGCAGTAAAACAACTCTTCCGAGGACACAAAATCTTTTGTTTTATGTACGCCAAATGCCGAAATATACGAAAGCAAGGTATGGTTTAAATAAGTTAAATTTCGTGCCGTTGCAATCATTTTTTGTTTGCTTTTGGGCTCGAGTTTCATTCCTTTCCAAGCGTTGGTAAGCGTGTTATCTGCTCGGTGCGCACTACGCTGATTGTGTAAATAAGTCGTATTTCCTACGCCGATATCGTACACAGATTCAAAATAGCGTTTGTTTTTAAGCAAAGCATTTTTCAAGATTCCGTTGAGCTGCTTGTATTGCCAATCTGGCCAAAGGAATCTCACAGCACAATAAGCCAATAATGCTCCGATGAGCGTATCGATCAAGCGTGGTGCCATAACAAGCAATCCTTTGTTAGACTGAATGTTGAACGCCTCCAACACAAAAATCGTAATAAAAATTACCGCAATGGTGTAATTTTTCTTTAAATAATAATTAAATGAATAAATCGAAATCAACAACACAATGACTTGCCCCGCCGCAGTAGGGATTAAATTCGCAATCAACACTCCCACAATCACGCCCAAGAAAGTCCCAAGCACACGATACAAAATTCGCTGACGAGTGGCGTTGTAGGTTTGCTGACAAACGATGAGCGAGGTGAGCAAAATCCAAGCACCTTTATCAATATTAAATAAATACATTATGGCGTAGCCCACTACAAAACAAAGGCTGATGCGCACGGCAAATCTGAAACGCGAATTGCTCGGATTCAGCAATTGCGAAATACTTGGCTTTTCGGTTGAGATTTTTTGGTTCACCGCGCGTTGCTGTTCCTCGATTGGTAACTCGTCGATGTGTTTTAAAATATAATTAATTTCATTTAAGTTTTTAAACAAAAGACGCAACGCCTTATTTTCTGAATCCTTAGAATAATGCGCCATTAAATCTCGCATGGCACTTGCCGTCCAGTCCAGACTTATCGGGTGCTGATACACTGAATTAGACAACAAACTTTGTGCGTACAAATGTAGCGCATTGGCAATCTCTTTCATCATCTGCCCCAGCCCTTGAATCAGCTCTTTGTTCGGTGCCTCTTTAGATAAAACATCATACTGGTCGTGGCTCGAAGTCGCACGCTCGTGCAACATTTGCAGCATATACCATTTTTGATAAAAAACATCGATTCGATGCATAGATTCCGCCGAAGACTCGTTGGTAAAGCTGTATAAATCTTTTTTGATTTGCTCAATTTGCTGAAAAACCTCAATGTTTAACAACGCCAATTCGTTACGAATTTTCTCTTGATCTTCAGGCAAACTCGGAAATAATTTAGATTTAATATTAAAATATTCGGCGAGTTTTTCATAGCCAAATGCTACTTGCTCTTGAAGGATTCTCCAAGGTTTTTGATATAATAAAAACAATGAAACTGCACTATAAAACGCACCTCCTAAAAAGAAAAATATGGGCTGATAATAAAATGGCTTATGTGCTCCCGTACCGAGCATGGTATAAGTAATAATGAGCAATCCACCAAAGGTAACTCCCTGAAAGCGTGCATCTCTCCCCCCTAGCAAAGTGAGCCAGAAAGTGGTAATCCCAATCCCGATGATGAAGAGCCACGGAATGTTTATCGTGAGCTCTACAAAAAGACTGAGAATCGGTAATAGAATAATAGATGATAAAAGCGATTTTAATCTCCCGCGCGGGTGTACATCGGTCTCGGCAAGCGATGTTGCCACAATCCCAAGTCCCAAAGTGGTAGCGATAAACGCATCTCCAAAAATCTTAACAGGCACGAGCAAAACAGCGATACACAAGGTAACTTTGAGCGCCCATAATTTATTTGGTACTTTGATGAAATTTTCAATCCAATAGCGATTGAATTGGTTTCTGAGAGATTGAATATAGCTCATAGCATCGTTATTTGGGGGCAAAATTACGCATAATCCTCAATATGCGCTAAAAGATTACCGAAATGTTTTTATTTTGAAGACAATTACATTTACCCAAATTCCATAAAAAAAGGATTTTCGCCCTTTGACGAAAATCCCTTAAATTCCTATTTTTTAGCTAAAAAACTAAATTATCCTATTTTTCGCATTCATAAATGGTAGCAATCCCCGCCGTAAGTTGCGTAGCTTTCACATTTTTGCAGCCAATGCCTTCCATGATTTTGCACATTTCTTCACCATACGGGAACGCCATTACCGATTCGGGCAAGTAAGTATATGCTCGTGGGTCTTTGGAGAAAATTCTTCCCACAAGCGGTAAAATTTTGAATGAATAAAAATGATACAATTGCTTCATCGGAAATTTCTGTGGCTGAGAAAATTCGAGAATTACAATTTTTCCGCCTGGGCGCAAAACGCGTAAAAATTCCAATAAGCCTTTTTCTAAATTCTCAAAATTACGCACACCAAACGAAGCCGTCACCACATCAAAACTCGCTTCTTCAAACGGCATATTTTCGGCATCTCCTTGAATCATTTGAATTTGATTTTCAAGCCCCTCGGCTTTCACTTTTTTTCTACCATAAGAGAGCATACCTTCAGACAAGTCATAACCTGTGATTTTGACATCTTCGATTTTTTTAGCTAAAGTAATTGCTAAATCTCCCGTACCCGTTGCTACATCTAGAATTTTGCTGGGCTCTGTTTTTTGAATGATTTTCACGACTTTATTACGCCATAAAACATCAATTCTAGCAGAAAGCAATCGGTTAAGAAAATCATACTTAGGCGAAACATTGTCAAACATTTCTTGGACCTCAGTTTTCTTACTCTTTTGGGTATTATAGGGTTTTATTTCTTTAGACATAGTTGTGTTTATTCAAAATTTTGGAAATAGTATTGTTTAAAATCGTCTTTTCTAAATATTTTTCTTCTAAGTTTATGATTCTCAGATTTTTTAGTCACTCTAGGAAACTTCTCGTTTAAGTTATAATAAAAATCATCGATATAGGCGGCACTATCGATTCGGATATCTCCGTGATAAACTTTATTTTGATATTTATGCACATTTTGCTCAAAAACGGAATCTACATTTACCTTAACGCCATACGGCAAACCGAAAATAAAATATGCTGATTTTGTAGGATTTAACACACCTCTTGGCGTTTTCACCGAAAAGTTTATCTCTTGCTTATTAGGTGTAATCATTCGGTGAGCTCCTTTTTTAAGATTGATTAAAACTTGCTGTTCTGGTGCCACAATATACGGCTTATCATCTATCGAAACTTGAATGGTTTCAGTCGTGGGATTATCCAAAATATAGTAGTTTTTCTTTTGAAGAAAACTAAAATAAAACCATAAGCTCCCCACGGTTGCCACAATGGCAACGATAAAGCCAATAAGATTTGGGCTGATTTTCTTTTTCATAGATGAATGATAGCTTTTACGCAAATGTATGATATTTTTTTAATCTTTCCATACACGGGTTAAATCAAGCATATTGATAGGGCTTGTCGTAAATCCGTGGACATTTTTTCGTAAAAAAGTGGTACTCTGGTCGTAAAAAGTAGGAATCACAGGCATTTCCTGCATCAAGATTTCGTCCATTTTTTGGTACAGCTTAGCACGCTCGTTTTCGTCGTTTGTGTTTATCGCTTGCTCATAAAACGCATCAAATTTTTGATTTTTAAAATGCGAATAATTGGGTCCCGAAGGTGCTAAGTTTTTACTATAAAACAGAGCTAAAAAGTTTTCGGCATCGGGATAATCTGCGCCCCAATTGGCTCTGAAAAATGGAAACTTTCCATTGGCTTTACCGTCGCGCAATGTTGCGGGATCCACCACATTTACTTGGATAGGGAAACCTACTTTATTTAGCTCAGACTGAACAAATTCGCAAACATCGGCATACTCTTGTGTCGTTACCAATTTAAGCGATGGCAAAGATTTATTTTTAGCCTTATAATCAGCAATCAATGCGCGAGATTTTTGCGGATTATAGCCCTCTCCTATTTTAGCCGAATGCCCAGGCAACCCCTGCGGAATAAAACCGCCATTGGCAGGAAATCCGATGTTATTGCGCAAGTACATAATCATTTTGTCCTTGTCGATGGCGGAGTTTATGGCTTTTCTTAATTCAGGTGCTAAGAATTCATTTCCATCGAGATAAAAACATAAATATTCGGTATTTAAATAAGGCGCTTTTATCATCTCGAGCGATGATTTATACTTTTCTTGCAACTCGCCTTTGGGTGTAAGCAATTCATCTTTGTACGACGGGTCTAAACTCGCAAGCATGTCCACTTTGCCTTGCACTAATTGTAAAAATTCGCTGTGTTTTTCGGGTAGAAATTTCACCGACACAAAATCCAAATATGGCAATTTTTTTCCTTTTTCGTCCTTTAAATAAAACAATGGATTTTTCTTTAAAACTAATTTAACATTATCTTCCCACAACTGGAATTGAAATGGCCCTGTGCCGACTGGATTATTATTAAAATCTAATCCTGCATCAAAAATTTCGTGTGGCACCACCGAACAATATTTCATGCACAAAAGCCCTAAAAACGGAGGAAAAGCCTGTTTTAAATTTATTTCTAAAACACTATCGTTTAATGCTTTGTAGTTTTCTACATTGTTTAAAACAAAACCTCCCGACGAACCGATTTTTGGGTCTTTTAATCGGTCGAAACTATACACAAAATCTTCTGCCACTACCAAGCGTGTTGAATCTTTACCAAAGACTTGATTGGGCTGAAAATAAACATCGTTTCGTAATGTAAAAGTATATTTTTTGCCATCGGGCGAAATATTCCATTTTTTAGCAATTTCGGGAACGATGTGCAAACTATCGTCAAAATTGACTAAACCTGTATAAATTAAATTACACATCCAGTTGTTGGATTTGCTACGCGCAAAAGCAGGATCAAGCGAAGAAACATTTTCGTAACGATTAAGCCTAAAAACCTTACAATCATCAATTTTCGGTGCTTGATTACACGAAAAAAATGCAACCAAAAATATGGTATTTACAAAAAATGTATAAAAATTAATTTTTGAAGCCATGCACTAATGGTAATTTCTTTCGCCAAAGATTTTACTCCCCACGCGCACCATGCTACTTCCCTGCTCCACCGCTATGGGATAATCGCCGCTCATGCCCATAGAAAGGGTTTGCAATTGCGGAAAATCTTTTTGTAAATCTGCAAAAATCTGGTGTAATTCTTTAAACTCCTCTGTCACTTGAGATTCATCATCGGTAAAAGTTGCCATGCCCATTAAACCCGCAATTTTCACATTTGGGAAATTGGCTTGTGTTTCTAGCATTTCGCGTGCCGATTGGCGTGTCATTCCATGCTTGGAATCTTCCTCAGCAATTTTTACTTCAAGCAAAACTTCTTGCACACGACCTGCCTGTGCTGCACGCTTGTCGATTTCTTTTAGTAATGATTTTTTATGCACACCATGAATCAAGTGCACAAATTCTGCCATGTATTTCACCTTATTGGATTGCAATGCTCCAATCATGTGCCAACGAATGTCTTTTGGCAAAGATTCGTATTTTTCGCACATTTCTTGGATTTTATTTTCACCAAAATCTCGCACGCCTGCATCGTACAAGGCTTGGATATCCTCTATAGGTTTGGTCTTAGATACCGCAACCAGCACCACTTCCGCAGGCAATGATTTTTTGATTTTTTGGTAATTTTCTACAAGGCTCATGGGCTTAATCATCTAAGTCTAACATGGTGAGTGCCGATAAAAATTTGGGATAAATGTAGGTGCTCTTAGGTGGCATGGTTTTGTCTTCATCTGCCACTAATTTTAAATCTTTGAGTGCAATTGGATAGAAACCAAAGGCTACTTTGTACTCACCTTTGTCCACCAATTCCTTCATTTTCATAATTCCGTTGATATCGCCTGTTCCTTTTACAAATTCTACTTTGTCGCTCTCGCGAGAATCCTGAATCCCTAAAATAGGTTTCATGATATGTTCTTCCCACAAGTATGTGTCTAATTCTCCCAATGCTTTTGGCACACCACGATAGCTGTGGTTTACATAAAGTGCATAGAAATTCCCATTTAGATACATGGATAAATGGTGCTTGCTTGATGGGTAGTAGGGCGATTTCTTTTCAATAACGCTAAATACGGTTTTTAGTTTTTCTAAAAACGCCTCCTCGCTCAGCCCATTTAAGTCTTTCACTAGGCGATTGTAGTCGTAAATTTTCAGAAAATTCCCTGGAATAATCACGGCGAGGGTGTAGTTAAACATTTCTCCCCCGAAGTAGTCTGGCTCCTGAGCTCTGCGGTGCTGTGTATATTGCACGGCGCTTTCCATGCGATGGTGCCCATCTGCAATATAGAGTGCGGGTAATTTCTCTATCGCAAACTTTAATTGCTGCATGAGCAAGCGATCCTTCACCTGCCACAAACGATGTGTGTGCTGGTCTGAACCCGAAAATTCTAAACAAGGAGTTTTTACCGTAATCATAGAAATGATCATTTCTATATTGCTATTTTCTGGAAAAGTGAGCAGCACAGGATCTGGCTGCAAGTTGATGGTCTTCAAGTATCTCGTAAACTTCTCCTGTCGTTCTTTGAGTGTATTTTCGTGTCTTTTAATCAGACCATTTTTATAGTCATCTAAACTTACTACTCCTATGATTCCAAGTGTTTTCCCATGCTTGGCGTCCTCTTGCTCATAAATGTAATAAGAACTAGGGTCTTTTAATAAAATTTTTTCTTTGATAAATGTTTCTAGATTTTCTCTTACTTTTACCAAACTCGCTTCGTCATCTCCTAACAAAGCTGGTTCAATTACTTTAAAGAAAGAATCTGGATTATTTTTTAACTCATAATCAATTTCAGCCGAATCATAGTAATCTATGTTTTTTGTTGCCACACTGGCGGCTTTGGCTTTGGCTGGACGGATCCCCTTAAAAGGCCTAAATTGTATCATGCTGCAAAATTAAGAATAATTTATTTATCGCCTACCAAATTCCTAAAACTTAGATATAAAAAATTAATCGTAAAAATCTCTCGATTCTTTCACTTAAAATATTAAAGAATAGCTTTTTTTATTCCATAAAAAATAAAAAATCCGAGTAATAATTATATTTACTCGGATTTCCACTATCATAAAATTTAGTTATTTTATTGATTTTGCTGTTGCATTTTCTGGTTAATTTCATCCAAGGCTTGCTGAAACAATTCTGGGTGAAATTTATAAACATATGCTACCATAATCATTAAAAATACCGAAAGTATAATAAGCCCAAAAGATAAAACTCTTGAAATTCTCTTATAGCGATAGGCTTCTGCATACTGTGCCGCTTTATAAGCCTTATTATAACGCATGGCAAAAAAAGATGCTGTAAAACCAATCAACAATCCAAAAATCCCGCATGTAAGCACGCCCAACACACTTGCAACAATAGCAAGCGTTAAATAATTTTCCTTGGGTGGCGGGTTAAAATTCTTATTAATTTCCTCCATTTATTTCAATTTTAAAGTGCATTTGCCACTTCTTGTGGGTTATGTTTATGTTTAAACATAATTGCAAACAAGATAGCTACTACAAGCGAATAAGCCGAGAATACGAGCCATACATCATGCCACAGGATTTCGCCGTTTGGCAAAGTGTAAAATTGCTCGATAAGCCAACCAGAAATGGTACTACCTAAAATAGCCCCAATTCCATTAGTCATCATCATAAATAAACCTTGAGCCGATGAACGAATTTTCTCACTAGTAGTATTTTCCACGAAAAGTGAACCCGAAATATTGAAGAAATCGAACGCCATGCCATACACAATGTTAGACAATAAAATCAACACAAATCCGAATCCTGCAGGTTCGCCATAAGCAAAGAACCCAAATCTCAATACCCAAGCGATCATACTGATGAGCATTACTTTCTTAATTCCGAATTTCTTTAAAAAGAAGGGAATGGCTAAAATAAAGAAGACCTCAGAAATTTGTGAAATTGACATAATCACGGTCGAAAATCTCACCACAGCACTATTGACATATTCTGGATTGTTTCCAAAATCCGACAAGAAAATATCGCCATAAGCATTTGTTAATTGAAGTGCCGCACCGAGCAACATCGAGAATACAAAGAACAATGCCATTTTATAATTTTTAAATAATCTAAAGGCATTTAGTCCTAATTTCTCTGACCAGCTTGCGTTTTTCGGGATTAAGTTTTGAGGTGGGCATTTTGGTAAAGTGAATGAATAAAGCCCTAGCACCAATGCCACTGCTCCCGCTATATAGAATTGATTTTCTGAGGCTTTATTCCCAGTTAAATTAGTAAGCCACATGGCTGCGATAAAACCAATTGTTCCAAAAACACGAATCGATGGAAATTCCTTTACCACATCGTAGTCATCTCTTTTGAGCAAGCTATAAGCAATTGAGTTTGAGAATGCAATTGTGGGCATATAAAAAATCATTGCCAAAAGCATTAACCAGAAAAATGCCGTAGGGCTTACCATGCTTGGCAACAAAAATAAAGTTCCTGCATATAAAATGTGCAAAGCTCCGTATAACTTTTCCGCATTAATCCATCGGTCTGCCACAATCCCCATCAAAGTGGGCATAAATAGCGAGGCAATTCCCATGGTTGAGAAAACAGCACCGAACTCCGCTGCATTCCAATGTTTTGTCCCAAACCAAAAGTTTGCCATAGTAATAAGCCAAGCTCCCCAAACAAAAAACTGTAAAAAACTGATTAATATTAATTTAGTCTTTGTCCCCATGATATTATATATTGTTCTATTATTTTGAATTTTCTCTTCTTTTAAGTTCTTCTACCACCATTGCTGCAAATTCATAATCTTCATGACTGATTGCAATATTTTTTAAACCTTCTAAATCATTGTTATTAAAAGTTCTCCATGATATGTTTCCGAAAGGAAGTTTATCCATCGTTTCTTTTATAAACTTATAAGAATAAGCTAAAGTTTTTTCGTCCATATCTTTTTGGCGGATATCGCTTGGGCTGGGCGTATTTGCCACCTCTTCGATCACCTCCTCTATGGTTTGTTCTATTTTATCTATTTCATCCAGCTCAGCTTCCTCTTCTTCTGCTTCCTCATCTTCCACAATTTTAAACTCCACGCCTGCCTGCTGCACTACTTGCTGATACGCAAAAATAGGTGCCTCCACTCGCAATCCAAGTGCTATGGCATCTGATGTGCGAGAATCTAGCTCAAACAATTCTCCGTTTTCTTTCTCAAAAATTAAATTAGAAAAGAAAACACCTTCGTGAAATTTGTAAATAATCACCGACTTTAATTTTGCATTCATTCTTTGAATAAAGGTTACAAACAAATCATGTGTGAGTGGTCGTGGAGTGCTCAAATCCTTCTCGAGAGCCATCGCAATTGCCTGAGCCTCAAAATTTCCGATTACGATAGGAATTTTCTTTTGTGTTTCATCTTCTTCTAAAATTAAAATATATGCCTCAGAATTGGCACTACTATAAGAGATTCCTCGTATACTAAGTTTTACTAAATCCATAATCAAGGGTAAATGTACTAATTTTAATTGAAAAAAAAACCGAACAAGCAAATTTTGCCTATTCGGTTTTGGATTTTTATTTAAATCATCAAAAAAATGTATTTTTTAAGCTTTTAGCTTTCTTAAAGCCTCTGTAAGTTTTGGCAAAACCTCCATGGCATCACCCACGATGCCATAATCTGCCGCTTTAAAGAATGGTGCCTCGGCATCGGTATTGATTACCAAAATTCTTTTGGAACCATTCACACCCGCCAAATGCTGAATCGCTCCTGAAATTCCTGCGGCGATATATAAATTGGGGGCAATGTTTTTTCCCGTTTGCCCCACATGCTCGCTGTGTGGTCTCCAATCCATGTCTGATACTGGTTTTGAACACGCTGTGGCAGCTCCTAGAACTTCGGCTAAATCTTCCAATAATTTAAAATTTTCGGCATTTTTGAGTCCACGCCCACCGGAAACCACAATTTCAGCCGTTTTTAAATCTTTGGCATTGCTTAAAGCTTCTACTTTTTCAACCGAGATTTGGCTATCTTCAGCTGAAACGGATTTATTTTCCACTTCGCCTGCTACGGGATTTTGTTTTAATTCGAAGGCATTTACAGCCAAACACAAAATATTGCATTTTGCATCGCTTTCCACCTCCATAATTGCCTTGCCCGAAAATGCTTTACGCCCTACACGCAATGGCGAGAATTGGCTAGGCTCGCTTACTACATTGGTAATCAGAGCAGTGCTACTTTTTGCCGCTAGTTGCGGGGCTAAATTCAGCCCTTGTGTGGCGTGCGACATAACGATAAAGTTAAACTGTTCGCAATCGATTTGCTTTGCAATAGTTTGTGCATCTATCGCTTGTTCTGATTGAAGATTGATTACTTTCTGTGCACCATATGCAAACAATTCCTCTGGCTGAATGGCATTTACGCAAAGGGCTGCAATTTCTTCGTTTAAATTTTGTGCATACGAAAGGGCTTCAAAAGCACTTTTTTTAAATTTCCCTTGATGGGTTTCTGCATATACTAAAACTGACATTCTGATTTTCTGTTTGGGATTAAAATAGTTTGGTATCTTTTCTTAAAAGTTCCACCAATTCATCTATGGCATTGGCATCAATCATTTGTACCGCACCGCGTGATGCTGGCTTGGTAAATTGTTCTACTTTTAAGTTTGAAATCGTTTCGCTCGGTGCTATCACATCGAGTTTTTTGCTACGAGCTTGCATAATACCACGCATATTTGGGATTTTCAATTCGTTTTCGGCTACGATTCCGTTTTGTCCAGCAATTACGGCTGGTAGTTGCAACTTTAGATGTTGCACCTCGTCGTCGTTTTCTACTATGGCAATCGCCTCATTTCCTTGCACTTCTAAGCCCACACAATTATTGGCAAAAGGCAATTCAAGCAAAGCCGCCACGGTTGCTGGCACTACGCCACCATTATAATCAATTGATTCTTTTCCTGCTAAAATTAAATCAAAATTTTGTTCTTTTACCACTCGGGCAATTTCTTGGGCAGTAGCCAATGAGTCGTTCGGCTCGGTATCTACACGCATTGCTACATCGGCACCCATTGCCAAGGCTTTGCGCAACA
It includes:
- a CDS encoding bifunctional nuclease family protein, coding for MDLVKLSIRGISYSSANSEAYILILEEDETQKKIPIVIGNFEAQAIAMALEKDLSTPRPLTHDLFVTFIQRMNAKLKSVIIYKFHEGVFFSNLIFEKENGELFELDSRTSDAIALGLRVEAPIFAYQQVVQQAGVEFKIVEDEEAEEEEAELDEIDKIEQTIEEVIEEVANTPSPSDIRQKDMDEKTLAYSYKFIKETMDKLPFGNISWRTFNNNDLEGLKNIAISHEDYEFAAMVVEELKRRENSK
- a CDS encoding DUF1015 domain-containing protein; protein product: MIQFRPFKGIRPAKAKAASVATKNIDYYDSAEIDYELKNNPDSFFKVIEPALLGDDEASLVKVRENLETFIKEKILLKDPSSYYIYEQEDAKHGKTLGIIGVVSLDDYKNGLIKRHENTLKERQEKFTRYLKTINLQPDPVLLTFPENSNIEMIISMITVKTPCLEFSGSDQHTHRLWQVKDRLLMQQLKFAIEKLPALYIADGHHRMESAVQYTQHRRAQEPDYFGGEMFNYTLAVIIPGNFLKIYDYNRLVKDLNGLSEEAFLEKLKTVFSVIEKKSPYYPSSKHHLSMYLNGNFYALYVNHSYRGVPKALGELDTYLWEEHIMKPILGIQDSRESDKVEFVKGTGDINGIMKMKELVDKGEYKVAFGFYPIALKDLKLVADEDKTMPPKSTYIYPKFLSALTMLDLDD
- a CDS encoding ABC transporter substrate-binding protein, whose amino-acid sequence is MVAFFSCNQAPKIDDCKVFRLNRYENVSSLDPAFARSKSNNWMCNLIYTGLVNFDDSLHIVPEIAKKWNISPDGKKYTFTLRNDVYFQPNQVFGKDSTRLVVAEDFVYSFDRLKDPKIGSSGGFVLNNVENYKALNDSVLEINLKQAFPPFLGLLCMKYCSVVPHEIFDAGLDFNNNPVGTGPFQFQLWEDNVKLVLKKNPLFYLKDEKGKKLPYLDFVSVKFLPEKHSEFLQLVQGKVDMLASLDPSYKDELLTPKGELQEKYKSSLEMIKAPYLNTEYLCFYLDGNEFLAPELRKAINSAIDKDKMIMYLRNNIGFPANGGFIPQGLPGHSAKIGEGYNPQKSRALIADYKAKNKSLPSLKLVTTQEYADVCEFVQSELNKVGFPIQVNVVDPATLRDGKANGKFPFFRANWGADYPDAENFLALFYSKNLAPSGPNYSHFKNQKFDAFYEQAINTNDENERAKLYQKMDEILMQEMPVIPTFYDQSTTFLRKNVHGFTTSPINMLDLTRVWKD
- a CDS encoding nucleoside permease; translation: MGTKTKLILISFLQFFVWGAWLITMANFWFGTKHWNAAEFGAVFSTMGIASLFMPTLMGIVADRWINAEKLYGALHILYAGTLFLLPSMVSPTAFFWLMLLAMIFYMPTIAFSNSIAYSLLKRDDYDVVKEFPSIRVFGTIGFIAAMWLTNLTGNKASENQFYIAGAVALVLGLYSFTLPKCPPQNLIPKNASWSEKLGLNAFRLFKNYKMALFFVFSMLLGAALQLTNAYGDIFLSDFGNNPEYVNSAVVRFSTVIMSISQISEVFFILAIPFFLKKFGIKKVMLISMIAWVLRFGFFAYGEPAGFGFVLILLSNIVYGMAFDFFNISGSLFVENTTSEKIRSSAQGLFMMMTNGIGAILGSTISGWLIEQFYTLPNGEILWHDVWLVFSAYSLVVAILFAIMFKHKHNPQEVANAL
- a CDS encoding electron transfer flavoprotein subunit beta/FixA family protein is translated as MNILVCISSVPDTTSKINFSPDGKSFDKTGIQFVINPHDEYSLSKALQLKEKNGAQISVLSVGDASCEPVLRKALAMGADVAMRVDTEPNDSLATAQEIARVVKEQNFDLILAGKESIDYNGGVVPATVAALLELPFANNCVGLEVQGNEAIAIVENDDEVQHLKLQLPAVIAGQNGIVAENELKIPNMRGIMQARSKKLDVIAPSETISNLKVEQFTKPASRGAVQMIDANAIDELVELLRKDTKLF
- a CDS encoding YggS family pyridoxal phosphate-dependent enzyme → MSLVENYQKIKKSLPAEVVLVAVSKTKPIEDIQALYDAGVRDFGENKIQEMCEKYESLPKDIRWHMIGALQSNKVKYMAEFVHLIHGVHKKSLLKEIDKRAAQAGRVQEVLLEVKIAEEDSKHGMTRQSAREMLETQANFPNVKIAGLMGMATFTDDESQVTEEFKELHQIFADLQKDFPQLQTLSMGMSGDYPIAVEQGSSMVRVGSKIFGERNYH
- a CDS encoding FUSC family membrane protein; the encoded protein is MSYIQSLRNQFNRYWIENFIKVPNKLWALKVTLCIAVLLVPVKIFGDAFIATTLGLGIVATSLAETDVHPRGRLKSLLSSIILLPILSLFVELTINIPWLFIIGIGITTFWLTLLGGRDARFQGVTFGGLLIITYTMLGTGAHKPFYYQPIFFFLGGAFYSAVSLFLLYQKPWRILQEQVAFGYEKLAEYFNIKSKLFPSLPEDQEKIRNELALLNIEVFQQIEQIKKDLYSFTNESSAESMHRIDVFYQKWYMLQMLHERATSSHDQYDVLSKEAPNKELIQGLGQMMKEIANALHLYAQSLLSNSVYQHPISLDWTASAMRDLMAHYSKDSENKALRLLFKNLNEINYILKHIDELPIEEQQRAVNQKISTEKPSISQLLNPSNSRFRFAVRISLCFVVGYAIMYLFNIDKGAWILLTSLIVCQQTYNATRQRILYRVLGTFLGVIVGVLIANLIPTAAGQVIVLLISIYSFNYYLKKNYTIAVIFITIFVLEAFNIQSNKGLLVMAPRLIDTLIGALLAYCAVRFLWPDWQYKQLNGILKNALLKNKRYFESVYDIGVGNTTYLHNQRSAHRADNTLTNAWKGMKLEPKSKQKMIATARNLTYLNHTLLSYISAFGVHKTKDFVSSEELFYCIRVSETLDQILSLWKNPEVDYTQELAECDKLVDELQVLKNSTTHKNYIFIYNVARISKDLFHESLDLLKVEHVD
- a CDS encoding electron transfer flavoprotein subunit alpha/FixB family protein — protein: MSVLVYAETHQGKFKKSAFEALSYAQNLNEEIAALCVNAIQPEELFAYGAQKVINLQSEQAIDAQTIAKQIDCEQFNFIVMSHATQGLNLAPQLAAKSSTALITNVVSEPSQFSPLRVGRKAFSGKAIMEVESDAKCNILCLAVNAFELKQNPVAGEVENKSVSAEDSQISVEKVEALSNAKDLKTAEIVVSGGRGLKNAENFKLLEDLAEVLGAATACSKPVSDMDWRPHSEHVGQTGKNIAPNLYIAAGISGAIQHLAGVNGSKRILVINTDAEAPFFKAADYGIVGDAMEVLPKLTEALRKLKA
- the ubiE gene encoding bifunctional demethylmenaquinone methyltransferase/2-methoxy-6-polyprenyl-1,4-benzoquinol methylase UbiE; translated protein: MSKEIKPYNTQKSKKTEVQEMFDNVSPKYDFLNRLLSARIDVLWRNKVVKIIQKTEPSKILDVATGTGDLAITLAKKIEDVKITGYDLSEGMLSYGRKKVKAEGLENQIQMIQGDAENMPFEEASFDVVTASFGVRNFENLEKGLLEFLRVLRPGGKIVILEFSQPQKFPMKQLYHFYSFKILPLVGRIFSKDPRAYTYLPESVMAFPYGEEMCKIMEGIGCKNVKATQLTAGIATIYECEK
- a CDS encoding CD225/dispanin family protein — protein: MEEINKNFNPPPKENYLTLAIVASVLGVLTCGIFGLLIGFTASFFAMRYNKAYKAAQYAEAYRYKRISRVLSFGLIILSVFLMIMVAYVYKFHPELFQQALDEINQKMQQQNQ